GATAGTTTCAGGAGGGATGGAATTGAGCACCTTTTTGTTGGAAATTGTAACACCTGAGCGTTTGGTATTTACAGAGCAAGTGGATAGTATCATCGTTCGTGGTGTTGAAGGGGAACTGGGTATTATGCCAGGTCACATCCCTATGGTCACACCATTGCAGATCGCACCAATCATTATCAAAAACGGAAAACAGAACAAGCAGGTCGCTATTGGCGGCGGGTTTATCGAAGTCCGTAAAGATAAGGTTGTTGTCCTCGCAGAAAGTGCCGAATTCCCGGAAAATATTGATGTGGACCGTGCGCGTGCAGCGAAAGAGCGGGCAGAACGCCGTCTCAGCAGCCAAAGCAATCAGGACCATTTTGATCACCGCCGGGCAGAGATTGCTCTGCAAAAAGCGGTTAACCGGATCAACGTATACGGCAAATAAACTGTTCATTGGAGCCTGGCGGCTTAGTCTGCCGGGCTTTTTTGAGTTTTTAGAACGTTCTCTTTTCCAGTTACAGTAGAATATATGTTCATTTTCTTCGGTTGAAGCTCTTGATTTAACGGGAAATAAAGTTTAATTGTATTCACCGTTTATGGGCAGTTGAATAGAATGTAGGACTAAAGTCGTGGCGATAATGATCACTGTTGGAACCATTTTTAACGACGTAAATCCAAATTATTTCCGAGGAAATGACAAGATCGATATCGAAATAACGCTCTTTTATGTCGTTTTAGTCACAAAATCCCGGCATTTTGAATTTAAAATATTATCAAAGTGGAAATCAATGTAATTGACAATGTATGATGAAAGAGCCTATATTCCATAGAGTCAGCAGATGCAGGAAGCTGCGTTGATGAATTCCATAGTCATTCACAGCCAGATTGTTGCTGCTCCGTGATTGGGCATCCAGATTTCCTGCATAGCAGGAGTAAGTCTGACAGTAGGCTCAGTACGTTGTGTTCAAGTCATTCCATTGTTCTAACAAGTTATGGATGCCAGGCATAATTATGCTGATCGCTGCAACAAATGTGGAGGTAATGAATATATGGATACTGACCTGACGAATCAGTTGAACCAGACATTAAGTACGAATGGCTTAGTTTCGATTATCGTCTCTCTTTTATGTATAGCGTTGTCGTGGTGGGCTTTGCAGAATCTCAAGCTGGATTTAATTATCAGGCAGCCACGAGGAGCACAGGGAAGACTGTTACATTTACTGTTGGCCATTATACTTGGGCATGCTGTTTCAGGCTTTGTCATTGACTACTTGTCATGGACACAAATGTTGCGCCATTTGTTTTAATGTTGAGATGGTTGGTTAATCATCTGTTAGGTTCTTCAAGCAGTTCAATGTCGAATAACATCGATTAATTGTGTTAACAATTAGAGTATGAGTTGTCGGCAAAGGAATTAAGAAAAAAGTGTGACGTCAAATTGGATGAATTTGAGATGTTTTATGTAAAAATGCTTGTATCGTACAATTCAACAATGTTATGATGGAAGTTAGGGAATTCACAATTGTTCACTTATTTTGTGGTTATAAACGGGATATCCGGTTGAATCCGGCTAATAATCATCCCAATCTGTCTGTTCAGATGTTTGCTGGCCTGTAAGGCGTTATATTTACAAGTCGGAGGGCATCATGCAACACACGTGGTATCATCGATATGGATTATAAACCAATTCTTTTCTGAATAGACATCAAGGGCATTATTTGCCAGGTTATGTCGAAATTCCACACACAGCAACAGTCTTTTCTATTACAGAAGGGCTCATGTATTCCGGAATGAAGAAAAGGGAATAAAAGCGCGGAGGGAACCATGATGAGCAAATTTATCGTCCGCGGTGGCAAA
Above is a window of Paenibacillus sp. E222 DNA encoding:
- a CDS encoding DUF1146 family protein, with translation MDTDLTNQLNQTLSTNGLVSIIVSLLCIALSWWALQNLKLDLIIRQPRGAQGRLLHLLLAIILGHAVSGFVIDYLSWTQMLRHLF
- a CDS encoding F0F1 ATP synthase subunit epsilon, which translates into the protein MSTFLLEIVTPERLVFTEQVDSIIVRGVEGELGIMPGHIPMVTPLQIAPIIIKNGKQNKQVAIGGGFIEVRKDKVVVLAESAEFPENIDVDRARAAKERAERRLSSQSNQDHFDHRRAEIALQKAVNRINVYGK